The uncultured Desulfobulbus sp. genome window below encodes:
- the rlmKL gene encoding bifunctional 23S rRNA (guanine(2069)-N(7))-methyltransferase RlmK/23S rRNA (guanine(2445)-N(2))-methyltransferase RlmL → MSTYRLRPTARKKKKQPLRFTATCGFGLEELVGEEIASFGGKSIETSPGAVSWNGSLETGYRACLWSRFASRILLELSRFDAPDTDTLYNHAGKILWDDHFDIKSTFAVHATLVNSAITHSRFASLRIKDAIVDQFRKRFGKRPDVNPLNPDIRLNLHVQGTGASLSIDLSGDSLHRRGYRTGTGEAPLKETLAAAIVRLSGWLDRVETEPILLDPMCGGGTLLIEAALMYSDSAPGLLRKSFGFMGWNKHDPQLWDRLTQEALDREGQNLPETWPQFLGFDADPKVVAAARKNVIAAGLRNVVVIKQRQLARLESPGAHGSIITNPPYGERLSEKEAVKYLYRCLGRTYQHHFSGWSLGFFTANPDFGEMLGVEWQQRYRLFNGPLKCQLLIGNETRFTDRTPPSWTFKPLASGSPGEDLANRLIKNSERLFPQAQAEGITCFRLYDGDIPEYNLAVDIYEEWVHVQEYAPPASIEATKAKERFELGLQVIREVFDLPRSRIFIKTRQKQKGSKQYQKKTSTSGTLFEVHEGGGRFLVNFTDYLDTGLFLDHRITRDRIRTLTQGKTFLNLFAYTGSATVYAAMGGATSTTTVDLSETYLTRAQANLALNGFGGPLHQVVESDCLDWLKKSNDRFGVIFLDPPTFSNSRHRKQTFDIQKDHKELIEETMRHLAKAGVLIFSNNFRQFKLAPELEEQFEIREISEETIPFDFERNQRIHRCWEIRHPFNPAENASEVF, encoded by the coding sequence ATGAGTACATACCGTCTTCGTCCCACGGCCCGTAAGAAAAAAAAGCAACCGCTCCGATTTACCGCCACCTGTGGCTTTGGCCTGGAAGAGCTGGTTGGTGAAGAAATCGCCAGTTTTGGCGGCAAATCCATCGAGACGAGTCCTGGAGCAGTCAGTTGGAATGGCTCCCTGGAGACCGGCTATCGTGCCTGTCTCTGGTCACGTTTTGCCTCTCGCATTCTGCTTGAGCTGAGCCGTTTTGACGCCCCCGATACCGATACGCTCTACAACCACGCGGGAAAAATTCTCTGGGATGACCACTTTGACATCAAGTCAACCTTTGCCGTCCATGCGACTTTGGTCAACTCGGCGATTACCCACAGCCGTTTTGCCTCGCTGCGCATCAAGGATGCCATTGTCGATCAGTTTCGCAAACGTTTTGGCAAACGCCCCGATGTCAATCCACTGAACCCGGATATTCGGTTGAACCTGCACGTTCAGGGCACCGGCGCCTCTCTGTCCATTGATCTCTCCGGCGACAGTCTGCACCGACGCGGCTACCGCACCGGTACCGGTGAAGCGCCCCTCAAGGAAACGCTGGCAGCAGCCATTGTCCGGCTCTCAGGCTGGCTTGACCGGGTCGAAACGGAGCCCATCCTTCTGGACCCCATGTGCGGTGGTGGCACCCTGCTGATCGAAGCGGCTCTGATGTACAGCGACAGCGCCCCTGGTCTCTTGCGTAAAAGTTTTGGTTTCATGGGCTGGAATAAACACGACCCCCAACTCTGGGACCGTCTGACCCAGGAAGCCCTTGATCGCGAAGGACAGAACCTTCCGGAAACCTGGCCCCAGTTCCTGGGCTTTGATGCCGATCCCAAGGTGGTGGCCGCCGCCCGCAAAAACGTGATTGCAGCGGGCTTGAGAAACGTGGTGGTCATCAAACAGCGGCAGTTGGCCCGGTTGGAATCGCCCGGTGCCCATGGCTCCATTATTACCAACCCCCCCTATGGCGAGCGACTTTCTGAAAAAGAAGCGGTCAAGTATCTCTACCGCTGCCTGGGCCGGACCTATCAACACCATTTCTCCGGCTGGTCGCTGGGATTTTTCACCGCCAACCCGGACTTTGGCGAGATGCTCGGGGTGGAATGGCAACAGCGCTACCGGCTTTTTAACGGACCGCTGAAATGTCAGCTTTTAATTGGCAATGAGACCCGTTTTACCGATCGGACTCCGCCCAGTTGGACCTTTAAGCCCCTAGCCAGCGGAAGTCCCGGCGAAGATCTGGCCAACAGGCTCATCAAAAACTCCGAGCGACTCTTTCCCCAGGCCCAGGCCGAGGGCATCACCTGCTTTCGTCTCTACGACGGAGATATTCCCGAATATAACCTGGCGGTGGATATTTACGAGGAATGGGTCCACGTCCAGGAGTATGCTCCCCCTGCATCCATTGAGGCCACGAAAGCTAAAGAACGATTCGAACTTGGCCTTCAGGTCATTCGAGAGGTCTTTGATCTGCCTCGCAGCCGCATTTTTATTAAAACCCGGCAAAAGCAAAAAGGGAGCAAACAGTACCAGAAAAAGACCTCCACCAGCGGCACCCTCTTTGAGGTCCACGAGGGTGGCGGACGATTCTTGGTCAACTTTACCGACTATCTGGATACTGGTCTCTTCCTTGACCACCGTATTACCCGGGATCGCATCAGAACCCTGACCCAGGGCAAGACCTTTCTCAACCTCTTTGCCTATACCGGCTCTGCCACGGTCTACGCTGCCATGGGCGGTGCGACCTCGACCACCACAGTGGATCTCTCCGAGACCTATCTCACCCGGGCCCAAGCCAACCTGGCATTAAACGGCTTTGGTGGCCCCCTGCATCAGGTGGTGGAGTCCGATTGCCTGGACTGGCTAAAAAAATCTAACGATCGTTTTGGAGTGATCTTTCTTGACCCACCCACCTTTTCCAACTCTCGGCATCGCAAGCAGACCTTTGATATTCAAAAGGATCATAAAGAGCTGATTGAGGAGACCATGCGTCACCTGGCCAAGGCGGGGGTGCTTATCTTCTCCAATAACTTTCGTCAATTTAAACTGGCGCCGGAACTTGAAGAACAATTTGAGATTCGTGAAATCAGCGAAGAAACTATCCCCTTTGATTTTGAACGTAACCAGCGGATCCATCGTTGCTGGGAAATTCGCCATCCGTTTAATCCAGCAGAGAACGCCAGCGAGGTTTTCTGA
- a CDS encoding NUDIX domain-containing protein, whose translation MEPYNPAEEIVAIVDRDNTVIGAVTRRIMRQQKLIHRASYILVFNTEGELFIQKRSLSKDIFPGYWDLAAGGVVLADESYEESAKRELKEELGISGVKLRPLFDQFYEDADNAVWGRIFACTSNGPFVLQEEEIDYGRFIGLGEIEELNAVEPVTPDGMMLLERLPR comes from the coding sequence ATGGAGCCGTATAATCCGGCAGAGGAAATCGTGGCCATTGTCGACAGGGACAATACAGTCATAGGCGCGGTCACCCGCCGGATTATGCGCCAACAAAAGCTCATTCACCGGGCCTCTTATATACTTGTCTTCAACACCGAGGGAGAGCTTTTTATCCAAAAACGGAGCCTGAGTAAAGATATCTTCCCAGGATACTGGGATCTGGCTGCCGGTGGAGTGGTCCTTGCCGATGAAAGTTACGAAGAATCGGCCAAACGGGAATTGAAGGAAGAACTGGGCATCAGCGGTGTGAAATTACGCCCACTTTTTGACCAATTTTACGAAGATGCCGACAACGCTGTCTGGGGACGCATCTTTGCCTGTACCAGTAACGGGCCCTTTGTTCTTCAGGAAGAAGAGATTGACTACGGCCGTTTTATCGGCCTTGGCGAGATTGAAGAGCTCAACGCGGTGGAGCCGGTGACCCCGGACGGCATGATGCTGCTTGAGCGACTTCCACGTTGA
- a CDS encoding HDOD domain-containing protein, whose product MDVYIARQPIFDAHKKIFAYELLFRQSQGLHLGELSGDRATTSLLSTAFLTEGIEKIAGNRPCFINFTQNLLLQEIAPTFPKNKIIIEILEDVKATPEVVAACRRLSELGYILALDDFVYEKNLLPLIELTNIIKIDYRLSTTSEIERMLYRLSRFNIRFLAEKIETYEEFDHARKLGFHYFQGYFFAKPESLKITEIASNKISLINLLTEINKAETTVEQLENIIATDVSISYKLLRYINSSFYHLLKEVDSIRQAIIYLGDQEIRRFVTLVIVSELAADKPPELIRLSIIRARWCQLVAESCKQVTDSGEFFLLGLFSLIDAILDKPMQQVLEMLPLSDAIREALIDTGGPYAPFLLVLLTYEKGQTKECLRNLRKIKADPSKVYDHYLEAVQFCSILS is encoded by the coding sequence ATGGATGTATACATAGCCAGGCAACCTATATTTGATGCCCACAAAAAAATCTTTGCCTACGAGTTGCTCTTTCGGCAGTCCCAGGGATTGCATCTAGGAGAGCTCAGCGGAGACCGGGCCACCACCAGTCTGCTTTCCACCGCATTTCTCACCGAAGGCATTGAAAAGATAGCCGGCAACCGCCCCTGCTTTATCAATTTCACCCAAAATCTCCTGCTCCAGGAGATTGCCCCCACCTTCCCCAAAAATAAAATCATTATCGAGATTCTTGAAGATGTGAAAGCGACCCCCGAGGTGGTGGCCGCCTGCAGGCGTCTCTCGGAGTTGGGCTATATTCTGGCCCTGGATGATTTTGTCTATGAAAAGAACCTGCTGCCGCTCATTGAGCTGACCAACATCATCAAGATTGACTACCGGCTCTCAACCACCAGTGAAATAGAACGCATGCTCTATCGGCTCAGCCGGTTTAACATTCGTTTTTTGGCAGAAAAAATTGAGACCTACGAAGAGTTCGACCATGCCCGCAAATTGGGATTTCATTACTTTCAAGGCTACTTCTTTGCCAAACCTGAGTCCCTCAAGATCACGGAAATCGCCTCCAACAAGATCAGCCTGATCAATTTGCTGACCGAGATCAACAAGGCCGAGACCACAGTGGAGCAGCTGGAAAACATCATTGCAACCGATGTCTCGATCTCCTACAAGCTGCTGCGCTATATCAACTCCTCGTTTTATCACCTGCTCAAAGAGGTGGACTCAATCCGCCAGGCGATTATCTACCTGGGCGATCAGGAGATTCGCCGCTTTGTTACCCTGGTTATTGTTTCCGAGCTGGCGGCCGACAAACCGCCGGAACTGATCCGCCTCTCGATTATTCGTGCCCGCTGGTGCCAACTGGTGGCCGAGAGCTGCAAACAGGTAACCGACAGTGGCGAGTTTTTTTTACTGGGCCTCTTTTCCCTGATCGATGCCATTCTCGATAAGCCCATGCAACAGGTGCTGGAGATGCTCCCCCTCTCCGATGCCATACGGGAGGCCCTCATCGACACAGGGGGGCCTTACGCCCCTTTTCTTCTTGTCCTGCTCACTTATGAAAAAGGGCAAACCAAAGAGTGCCTCCGCAATCTACGCAAGATTAAGGCAGACCCGAGCAAGGTCTATGACCACTACCTGGAGGCAGTGCAGTTCTGCTCTATTCTTTCCTAA
- the rph gene encoding ribonuclease PH has product MLTRKRPVDALRPVQVEYNLQPHADGSVLIKMGNTHVLCGVTVEEKVPPFLKDKGQGWITAEYGMLPCATHSRGRREARSGQSGRSLEIQRLIGRSLRMMVDLTELGEHTLRVDCDVINADGGTRCASITGGALALRLALEKMVELGMLTELPSILPVAAVSVGVVEGEVVLDLDYSEDSNADVDANFVMSGDGRWIELQSTAEGAPFQPEMFTSMAELATKGIDQLFTLWEGKTEL; this is encoded by the coding sequence ATGCTGACAAGAAAACGTCCTGTCGATGCACTGCGTCCGGTGCAGGTGGAGTATAACCTCCAACCCCATGCAGATGGCTCGGTCCTTATCAAGATGGGCAATACCCATGTTCTCTGTGGCGTCACCGTGGAGGAAAAAGTTCCGCCTTTTCTCAAGGATAAGGGGCAGGGCTGGATTACAGCCGAATACGGCATGTTGCCCTGTGCCACCCATAGCCGTGGCCGCCGTGAGGCTCGCAGTGGTCAATCGGGCCGTAGCCTGGAGATTCAGCGTTTGATCGGCCGCTCGCTGCGGATGATGGTTGATCTCACTGAGCTGGGGGAACATACCCTGCGGGTGGACTGTGATGTCATCAATGCAGACGGGGGAACCCGTTGTGCCTCGATTACCGGGGGAGCCTTGGCATTGCGCCTGGCCCTGGAGAAGATGGTTGAGCTGGGGATGCTGACAGAGCTGCCTTCTATTTTACCGGTGGCGGCAGTCAGCGTGGGCGTGGTTGAGGGCGAGGTCGTGTTGGATCTTGATTACAGTGAAGATTCCAACGCGGATGTGGATGCCAACTTTGTGATGAGCGGTGATGGTCGCTGGATCGAACTTCAGTCCACCGCCGAAGGGGCGCCCTTTCAACCGGAGATGTTCACCTCCATGGCAGAGCTGGCCACCAAAGGCATCGACCAACTCTTCACCCTCTGGGAGGGGAAGACAGAGCTATAA